One genomic region from Melioribacteraceae bacterium encodes:
- a CDS encoding flagellar basal body P-ring protein FlgI has product MKRNIFIPILLFILIHNLISAQRIKDIAYLNGTGSEQIIGYGLVVGLAGTGDSYRSSFTIQSVSSMLKRFGITVPQTDLKTKNVAAVIVTATLNSSLKAGAEFDIVVSSMGDATSLQGGTLLMTPLSGISGRVYGFGQGPISVGGYDINTITGNRISKNHSLAGRIPRGGSLKESINLEPASFDEISIFLKDPDLTTSNNIMQALNTKFGENSARAVDAAEILIVIPADRQNNLIGFLAEVENLEIQVDDVAKVVLNERTGTVVAGSTVKIMPVSITHGSLNIQIRSYPVISQPGAFSRGNTVLFNNLIPSAYQDSTNTVAIQGATNVQEVAAALNSLKVSPRDIISIFQALKEAGALIAELVIM; this is encoded by the coding sequence ATGAAAAGAAATATTTTTATTCCAATTCTTTTATTTATTCTAATTCATAATTTAATTTCTGCACAGAGAATAAAGGATATTGCCTACCTTAACGGAACCGGGTCAGAGCAGATAATCGGGTATGGCCTGGTTGTCGGACTGGCAGGAACAGGGGATAGTTACAGATCCTCATTTACCATTCAATCGGTTTCAAGCATGCTTAAGAGATTCGGAATCACTGTTCCTCAAACAGATCTTAAAACTAAAAATGTTGCTGCGGTTATTGTAACGGCAACACTTAATTCAAGTCTGAAAGCAGGCGCTGAATTTGATATTGTTGTTTCATCGATGGGAGATGCAACAAGTTTGCAGGGAGGCACGCTGCTTATGACTCCCCTATCCGGTATTTCCGGAAGAGTCTACGGATTCGGACAGGGTCCTATTTCTGTTGGCGGGTATGATATTAATACGATTACCGGGAACCGGATCTCAAAAAATCATTCGCTTGCCGGAAGAATTCCGCGCGGTGGCTCACTTAAAGAATCGATTAATCTTGAACCTGCTTCCTTCGACGAAATCTCCATCTTCCTTAAAGATCCGGATCTTACTACTTCCAACAATATTATGCAGGCATTAAATACAAAGTTCGGTGAAAATTCTGCAAGAGCAGTTGATGCCGCCGAAATTCTAATCGTAATACCCGCAGACCGCCAGAATAATCTGATCGGCTTTCTTGCAGAAGTAGAAAATCTTGAAATTCAGGTTGATGATGTTGCCAAAGTTGTTCTGAATGAAAGAACCGGAACTGTAGTTGCCGGAAGCACTGTAAAAATTATGCCCGTGAGTATAACGCATGGAAGTCTGAATATTCAGATCCGTTCCTATCCGGTTATTTCACAACCCGGTGCTTTCTCAAGAGGAAATACAGTACTCTTTAACAATCTTATCCCGAGTGCTTACCAGGATTCAACCAATACCGTTGCTATCCAGGGTGCAACTAATGTACAGGAAGTTGCGGCAGCTCTTAACTCGCTCAAAGTTTCGCCAAGAGATATAATTTCAATATTCCAGGCGCTCAAAGAAGCCGGGGCACTAATTGCAGAACTGGTGATAATGTAA
- a CDS encoding flagellar basal body L-ring protein FlgH — MKKLFLIILFSAVLINAQDMRRNAAFSLFSDNKANQKGDAVTIIVMESSQATNNAETSAGRSSDLGFGLSGGIDKSSLPNVDLNINSGNSFSGSGSTKATGVVRTKISATVDSVLANGNMLIKGSRKIVINGEEQLVNIKGIVRPSDIGADNSVLSYNISDAEISFEGSGIIDDSQKPGWLTKFFHWIF; from the coding sequence ATGAAAAAACTTTTTTTAATAATATTGTTTTCAGCAGTATTAATTAACGCCCAGGATATGAGAAGAAATGCGGCATTTTCGCTTTTCTCAGACAATAAAGCAAACCAGAAAGGTGATGCTGTTACAATTATTGTGATGGAATCCTCCCAGGCAACAAACAATGCGGAAACATCCGCAGGAAGAAGCAGCGACCTTGGTTTCGGACTTTCCGGCGGGATCGATAAGTCATCTCTTCCGAACGTTGATCTTAACATTAACAGCGGAAATTCATTCAGCGGGTCTGGTTCAACAAAAGCTACCGGTGTTGTTAGAACAAAAATAAGTGCTACAGTAGATTCTGTCCTTGCAAACGGAAATATGCTGATTAAGGGGAGTCGTAAAATTGTTATCAACGGCGAAGAACAGCTCGTTAATATAAAAGGAATAGTAAGACCCAGCGATATAGGTGCTGATAACTCGGTTCTCTCATACAATATTTCGGATGCGGAAATATCCTTCGAGGGTAGCGGTATTATAGATGATTCGCAGAAACCTGGATGGTTAACAAAATTTTTCCATTGGATTTTTTAG
- a CDS encoding flagellar hook basal-body protein, producing the protein MIKGIFTIARSLEQRTKNIDIIANNLANINTTAYKREIPFAEYIDEFGNGEIKKVTSQNQGETILTSNPLDVALYGEGFFVLKGNDGSIELTRDGRFKLSDEGFLVDTNGKKVMGQHGSINLEDTLLEKGAVINISSSGEIKIGDQIIDSMMIIKADSPETLVRSGGSNFLLPEENYVYANENDFKISQGYLEQSNTNPILEMESMIQMNKAYETSQKVIAALDQSLDMANQIGKI; encoded by the coding sequence CTGGAACAGCGTACCAAAAATATCGATATAATCGCAAACAACCTGGCGAATATTAATACAACCGCTTACAAAAGAGAAATCCCGTTCGCGGAATATATCGATGAGTTCGGTAACGGGGAAATAAAAAAAGTTACAAGTCAGAATCAGGGTGAAACTATACTAACCTCCAATCCTCTCGATGTTGCTCTTTACGGGGAAGGATTCTTCGTTCTTAAAGGCAACGACGGTTCAATAGAACTTACGCGGGACGGAAGATTCAAACTCTCTGATGAAGGTTTCCTGGTAGATACCAACGGCAAGAAAGTAATGGGTCAGCATGGATCCATAAACCTTGAAGATACTCTACTCGAAAAAGGTGCGGTCATTAATATCTCCAGTTCCGGCGAAATTAAAATTGGCGATCAGATAATCGACTCGATGATGATTATAAAAGCCGATTCGCCCGAAACACTTGTAAGAAGCGGCGGTTCCAATTTCCTTTTACCCGAAGAAAACTACGTTTATGCTAATGAAAACGACTTTAAAATTTCCCAGGGATATCTTGAACAATCGAATACCAATCCGATTCTGGAAATGGAATCTATGATTCAGATGAATAAAGCTTATGAGACTTCTCAGAAAGTAATTGCAGCGCTGGACCAGTCACTCGACATGGCCAATCAAATTGGAAAAATTTAA
- the flgA gene encoding flagellar basal body P-ring formation chaperone FlgA, with product MIAALLILLNIFQGSFQSGKEIRIYLEKTFPDYERIEYVIDDKTAGSQKYFIDEEREARLSKNLLLVPVKIVDRKGNASKSFITLRVKLYKTVLVANQEISRDEMLSSIQFRKELKDVALLNGTPVSETDQLTGSRSRNRLKNGTVLVKEMMETIPDILPEDRLLLHAGGNGVDITTEVTAREKGNIGDVIRVISEQKKIFTARIIDKYNVLLIE from the coding sequence GTGATAGCCGCACTTCTCATATTGCTTAATATTTTCCAGGGCTCTTTTCAGTCCGGTAAAGAGATCAGGATTTATCTCGAGAAAACTTTTCCCGATTACGAAAGAATTGAATATGTAATTGATGATAAAACCGCAGGTTCGCAGAAGTATTTTATAGACGAAGAGAGAGAAGCTCGACTAAGCAAAAACCTCCTTCTCGTACCGGTAAAGATTGTGGATCGAAAGGGTAACGCGAGTAAATCCTTTATTACACTTAGAGTAAAACTCTATAAAACAGTGCTCGTTGCCAATCAGGAAATTAGCAGGGACGAGATGCTCTCTTCGATTCAATTCAGAAAGGAATTAAAAGATGTTGCGCTGCTGAACGGTACACCGGTTTCGGAAACAGATCAGCTTACAGGATCGCGCAGCAGGAACAGATTGAAAAACGGAACTGTACTTGTAAAGGAAATGATGGAAACTATTCCGGATATACTTCCTGAAGACCGGCTTCTGCTTCATGCCGGCGGAAACGGTGTAGATATTACAACCGAAGTTACTGCACGCGAAAAAGGAAATATTGGCGATGTAATCAGAGTCATCTCTGAACAGAAAAAGATATTTACAGCAAGAATAATCGATAAGTATAATGTATTATTAATCGAGTAG
- the flgG gene encoding flagellar basal-body rod protein FlgG, producing the protein MPTRALRTAASGMYAQQINIEVISNNIANISTTGFKKNKAEFQDLMYQEVNINPLSTSTPGIYENSTNKIQVGNGVKPASTQKIFKQGDITPTNNQFDIAIQGEGFFQVRKSDGTYAYTRDGSFKVNAEGKMVTASGYILEPDFTLNSDVVGISIGKDGNVEVLNSDQSTISLGSIELARFMNNGGLIALGDNLYAETPSSGQPILGTPGSQGFGELHQGFLESSNVDIVEEMISMIASQRAYEINSKTVKTVEEMMTMANNLKRG; encoded by the coding sequence ATGCCAACAAGAGCATTAAGAACAGCAGCTTCCGGAATGTATGCCCAGCAGATTAATATAGAAGTAATCTCCAATAATATTGCCAATATCAGTACAACCGGATTCAAGAAAAACAAGGCGGAGTTCCAGGACCTGATGTACCAGGAAGTAAACATAAATCCGCTTTCAACTTCAACACCGGGCATTTATGAAAATTCGACTAATAAAATACAGGTCGGTAACGGTGTAAAACCTGCTTCCACACAAAAGATTTTTAAACAGGGTGATATTACGCCTACTAACAATCAGTTCGATATTGCTATCCAGGGAGAAGGTTTTTTCCAGGTAAGAAAAAGCGACGGAACTTATGCTTATACACGCGACGGATCCTTTAAAGTAAATGCGGAAGGAAAAATGGTTACTGCAAGCGGGTATATACTTGAACCCGACTTCACGCTGAACTCTGATGTTGTGGGAATCTCAATCGGAAAAGACGGCAATGTGGAAGTTTTGAATTCGGATCAGAGTACCATATCCCTCGGTTCAATTGAATTAGCACGCTTTATGAATAACGGTGGACTCATTGCATTGGGAGATAATCTCTACGCAGAAACACCTTCCTCCGGCCAGCCGATTCTCGGAACCCCGGGAAGCCAGGGTTTTGGGGAACTGCATCAGGGTTTTCTGGAATCCTCTAATGTGGATATAGTCGAAGAAATGATCTCTATGATTGCATCCCAGAGAGCATATGAAATTAATTCTAAAACAGTTAAAACTGTTGAAGAAATGATGACTATGGCAAACAATCTGAAACGCGGATAA